The segment CCAAGCATTTGGGCTCCGAGAAGCCTGCCAGTAACGATGTCGCCAGTCACCCGGATGGTTACGGGGGAAGCCCCGGGGTAGTATGCCTTGTGGTCGTTCATTTTGCTTTCCGCAGTAAACGGATCGAATGCCTCCCTCAAGGCTTCATCGTGTCGCAGTCCCGTGCGAGCTATCACGAGATCAAAAATCTTAACGACTTGCGTTCCAAGCGAGCCGGCAAACACGCGATCTCCCCCTACGGCGTTTTCTCCCGCAGTCCGGCCCTGCTTATGGGCGGTCGTACCTAATGGGAGATAGGTGTAGCGATTGAGGAGACGGTGCCACGTCTCGCCACAGTCACCTGCGACGTAGATATTGGGAACTTCGCTTTCCATCTTTCGATTTGTGAGAAGCGCCCCTTTGCTCCCTGCTTTCAATCCGGCTTCAACACCGAGAGTGGAATTCGGCTTCACACCAACGGCGATCAGCACCATCTCGCACTCTTCCTCGAAGTCGTTGCTTCCGGAGACACGGAAGTGGTCGCCGATCCGCTCGATTCGATGCACTTCCACGTCAACAGCAACTCTGACTCCGTGCCGTTGCAATTCAGCCCCGACTATTTCCCCGAATTCCCGGTCAACCGTGGCGAGCACGGTTGGGGTGCGGCTTGCGATAGTCACTTCGATTCCCCGATGGGTGAGGGCGTCCGCCATCTCCAGTCCAATGTATCCGGCTCCGACAATCACGGCACGGCGTGGCTTATTTGTTTCAAGATAAGTGTGAACGGCGAAGCTGTCCCTCATCGTGTGGAGCGGAAATACACCGAAAAGCTCCAAACCCTCGACGCGAGGGCGCACTGGACCGGCTCCGGTTCCGATGAGCAACTTGTCATAAGGGAAGGAGCAATTCCCCGCAGCATCGGAATAAACATCTACCGTCCGCCCTGATGGGTTAATTCGAATAGCCCGATGCCCTCGACGGACCGTTATGCCATCGAACTCTGTTCGATGAGCCAAACTATGCCAGTCCGGCGTTTCTCCGCTGAGATAGAACGGCAACCCACAGATGCTGTAATTCGGGAAGTCGTCTGCCAGCAACACCGTTACTTCTGCATTGGGATTGACCTCGCGAGCGCGAAGAGCCGCACTGATCCCGGCATCGCTGCCGCCAATGATGAGTAACTGCATGGGGAGGTCCTCAGTTCTTTCCGATGTTGTCGATTTCCTTCTGGAGCGCAAATTTGCCGAGGGTATCGATCGGCAAGCAGAGGAATAGGCTA is part of the Tunturibacter empetritectus genome and harbors:
- a CDS encoding FAD-dependent oxidoreductase produces the protein MQLLIIGGSDAGISAALRAREVNPNAEVTVLLADDFPNYSICGLPFYLSGETPDWHSLAHRTEFDGITVRRGHRAIRINPSGRTVDVYSDAAGNCSFPYDKLLIGTGAGPVRPRVEGLELFGVFPLHTMRDSFAVHTYLETNKPRRAVIVGAGYIGLEMADALTHRGIEVTIASRTPTVLATVDREFGEIVGAELQRHGVRVAVDVEVHRIERIGDHFRVSGSNDFEEECEMVLIAVGVKPNSTLGVEAGLKAGSKGALLTNRKMESEVPNIYVAGDCGETWHRLLNRYTYLPLGTTAHKQGRTAGENAVGGDRVFAGSLGTQVVKIFDLVIARTGLRHDEALREAFDPFTAESKMNDHKAYYPGASPVTIRVTGDIVTGRLLGAQMLGHWGAEISKRLDIFATALFHEMQVEELSDLDLSYTPPLSSPWDPVQMAGHHWCNTLEENVVESDATAKR